One genomic segment of Kordiimonas sp. SCSIO 12603 includes these proteins:
- a CDS encoding DMT family transporter codes for MQFKHILLAVLVTLVWGLNFVAVKWAVVDFPPLTANAIRFLIVFCFFAPFFKIVKGRMKILLAAAITLGVLHFGFVFWGMKLSGGVGAVAIASQLAVPFSTLLAIIFLKEAVGWKRIAGIAISFGGVMVLGFDPAVFSYIDGLLVVIGSAFLYAVSAIFMRFLKDVPAMTTQAWVGLAGTVGSIVLSLLFESNQVAAVTEATSLAWGGVIYSAIGSSIVGHGLANYLFTKYEVSVVSPYFLLMPLFAILAGVIILDEEITSRMLMGGMLTVLGVLIVTLRNKQKHSNIATSIDE; via the coding sequence GTGCAGTTTAAGCATATTCTTCTAGCGGTACTGGTAACATTAGTTTGGGGGCTTAACTTCGTTGCTGTGAAATGGGCAGTGGTTGATTTCCCCCCACTTACTGCAAATGCTATTCGTTTTCTTATCGTGTTTTGCTTTTTTGCGCCGTTCTTTAAAATAGTTAAAGGGCGTATGAAGATATTACTGGCTGCAGCTATTACTCTTGGAGTGCTACATTTCGGTTTTGTATTTTGGGGTATGAAACTTTCCGGCGGTGTTGGAGCTGTAGCTATTGCTTCACAGTTGGCCGTGCCGTTTTCCACACTGTTAGCCATTATTTTCCTGAAGGAAGCTGTAGGATGGAAACGAATAGCGGGTATTGCTATCAGTTTCGGTGGCGTTATGGTTCTTGGTTTTGATCCTGCTGTTTTCAGTTATATTGATGGCTTGCTTGTGGTTATCGGATCAGCGTTTTTATATGCGGTTTCTGCCATTTTTATGCGTTTTCTGAAAGATGTTCCTGCGATGACTACTCAAGCGTGGGTGGGATTAGCTGGAACGGTTGGTTCTATTGTTTTGTCGTTACTTTTCGAAAGTAATCAGGTGGCGGCAGTTACTGAAGCAACATCGCTTGCATGGGGTGGAGTAATTTATAGTGCGATCGGTTCATCGATTGTTGGTCACGGTCTGGCGAATTACTTATTTACCAAATATGAAGTCTCTGTAGTATCTCCTTATTTCCTCTTGATGCCACTCTTTGCTATCTTGGCTGGAGTTATAATTCTGGATGAAGAAATTACATCGAGAATGCTCATGGGCGGTATGTTAACTGTACTTGGCGTGTTGATCGTAACGCTCCGGAACAAGCAAAAGCACTCCAATATAGCTACCAGTATTGATGAATAA
- a CDS encoding TerB family tellurite resistance protein produces the protein MSIWGKIIGGTAGFALGGPIGALAGLAVGAAVDAGVNASQPPSEATKHITFTIGVIALSAKMAKADGRVTREEVDAFKQVFKVPQHEMANVGRVFDTARQHTAGFDAYAKQIADLMHDNRRALSDVLDALFFIAQSDGHVHPNELNFIRAVAKIFGYTQQEIDELVYRYHGADPDCPYAVLGIKPTATDAELKKHYRQLVRDNHPDKLIAAGVPSDLIAVATRRAAEINAAYDKIVRQREKEPAGAV, from the coding sequence ATGTCTATTTGGGGTAAAATTATTGGCGGTACTGCAGGCTTCGCGTTAGGTGGGCCTATTGGTGCTCTTGCAGGTTTGGCTGTAGGAGCGGCGGTAGATGCGGGTGTAAACGCATCTCAACCACCTTCTGAGGCGACTAAGCATATTACATTTACTATTGGTGTAATTGCGCTTTCGGCAAAGATGGCGAAAGCGGATGGGCGTGTAACTCGAGAAGAAGTGGATGCCTTCAAACAGGTATTTAAAGTGCCACAGCATGAAATGGCAAATGTGGGTCGTGTATTCGATACTGCAAGACAGCATACGGCTGGTTTTGATGCTTATGCAAAACAGATTGCTGATTTAATGCATGATAACCGTCGGGCGCTTTCTGATGTGCTTGATGCACTTTTCTTCATAGCACAATCTGACGGGCATGTTCACCCCAATGAACTCAATTTTATCCGGGCGGTTGCGAAAATTTTTGGCTATACCCAACAAGAAATTGATGAGTTGGTATATCGCTATCATGGTGCTGACCCTGATTGCCCATACGCTGTTTTAGGAATTAAACCAACAGCTACGGATGCTGAATTGAAAAAACATTACCGTCAGTTAGTGAGGGATAACCATCCTGATAAATTGATTGCGGCAGGTGTGCCAAGTGATTTGATCGCGGTTGCAACGCGCCGGGCTGCAGAAATTAATGCTGCGTACGATAAAATTGTGCGGCAACGGGAAAAGGAACCTGCCGGTGCAGTTTAA